From the Pontibaca methylaminivorans genome, the window AGGCCTCGAACAGGACCGTCTCGTCGCCGTAGAATTCGACCCGGATCTCGTCGAAATTGTGGGTGCCGCGGCGAAAGGGCAGATCCTTGCCCCAGTAATCGGGGTCGCGGCGGAAGGTGACATATCGTCCCGCCTCGTAGGCGCTGACCACATAGGGCCCGGAGCCGATCGGGATCGGGTCGAAGCTCGCGCGGGCGAAATCGCGCCCCTCCCACTGGGCTTTTTTCAGGATCGGGCGCAGCCCCGCGATCAGCGGCAGTTCGCGGTCATTGGTGCTGAAGGTCAGACGGACCTTGCGCTCGCCGGTCTGTTCGATCGATTCGATCTGCCGCGCGAGGCTGCGATAGCGCAGGTGGCCTTCGCTGCCCAGGATTTCGAAGGACCAGATCACGTCCTCGACGGTCACCGGGCTTCCGTCCGAGAACCGGGCGGAGTCGCGCAGGGTGAATTCGACCCAGGACCGGTCGGGCGGAGTCTCGACCGATTCGGCCAGCAGCCCGTAAAGGGTGAAGGGTTCGTCCCAGGAGCGGCCCATCAGGGATTCATAACCCCAGAAGCTCTGCTGCCAGGGCGGGGTGCCCTTCTGCACGAAAGGATTCAGCGAATCGAACTTGCCGGTGTCGCCCAGGACGATCCGCCCGCCTTTGGGCGCATCGGGGTTCGCATAGGGGAGCGCCACAAAATCCGGTGGGAGCGCGGGTTCCCCGTACATAGCCATGGCGTGCTGCGGCGCGGCCTGCACCGTTGCGGCGAGGGCGGACAGCATCGCGCCCAGCAGCAGGGCTGCCAGTGCATTCATGCGTGGAAGAGTGACCTGCCCCAATCCGATACCGTTCCTGCCCGGTTATTTTGCGTGGGCGACGTTACCGGGGGATTAACGTCATTTCAAACTTTTAGCTTGGAAGTCCCGGAAAGAACGCCTATAAGTAGGGCACTGCTCGATAGGTTTCTTGCCTGTATGAAACCTGCCTCAATGACTTGACGCCCGCCTCGTGCGGGCGTTTTTTTATGCGGGATCCGGTCTTGTTCAGGACCGCCTGCAGGGGATTGCATGGGCGCCACCATATCCGCAAGACTCGGGGGCGCCAGACAGAGCCTCATCACAAATAAAGGAGCACAGGGTCATGTCCCTCTCTGGAAAGACTGCCGTCATCACCGGGTCCACCTCGGGAATCGGGCTGGGGATCGCGCGGGCGCTTGCGGGCGCGGGTGCCGATGTGGTGCTGAACTCCTTTACCGACGGCGACGACGATCATGCGCTCGCGCAGGAGATTGCGGCGGAGTGCAATGTCACCGCGCGCTACATCCAGGCGGACATGTCGAAAGGCGACGAATGCCGCGCGCTGATCGAACGGGCCGGCCGCTGCGACATTCTGGTGAACAACGCCGGCATCCAGCATGTGGCGCCGGTCGATGAATTTCCGGTCGGGAAATGGGATGCGATCATCGCCATCAACCTGAGTTCCGCCTTTCACACCACCGCCGCCGCCCTGCCGCTGATGCGCAAGGCCGGCTGGGGCCGGATCATCAATATCGCAAGCGCCCACGGGTTGCGCGCAAGCCCGTTCAAATCGGCTTACGTCGCGGCGAAACACGGGGTTCTCGGCCTGACCAAGACGGTCGGGCTGGAGACCGCGAAAGAGCCCGTCACCGTGAACGCGATCTGTCCGGGCTATGTCCACACGCCGCTGGTCGATGCCCAGATTCCCGACACGATGAAGCAATACGGCATGGGTCGGGACGAGGTGATCGAAAAGGTGATTCTCGAACGCCAGCCCTCCAAGGAATTCGTGACCGTGGATGAACTGGGCGGGCTTGCGCTGTTCCTCTGTTCGGACGCGGCGGCGCAGATGACCGCCTCGGCCATCAGCGTCGACGGCGGCTGGACCGCGATGTGAGCGGGGCGGCCGCAACCGGACGAGGCGGTGAAACCGGGAAAGGACCGGCCCCTGAGCCGAAGCGGATCAATCTCGCCCTTCAGGGCGGGGGCAGCCATGGTGCCTTTACCTGGGGCGTTCTGGATCGCTTCCTTGACGAGGAGGATGTGGAAATCGCCGCCATTTCAGGGACTTCTGCCGGGGCCTTGAACGGAGCCGCCTTCAAGGCCGGGATGATGTATGGCGGGCGCGACGGGGCGCGGGAAAACCTCGAATGGCTGTGGGAGCGGATGGGGGCGCTGCCCGAGGGCAGTCATACGGGGTGGATGCAGATGTTCGATCCGCTCCAGATCGCGCGCGGCCTCGAATATTCGCCGCTCTATGCCATGGCCGATGTCTGGGCACGGTTCGTTTCGCCCTATGTCTATGGCCCGCTCTGGCGCAATCCGCTGCGCAAGGTGGTCGAGGCCTTCAATTACGAACATGTCTGCGCGGCGGCGCTGCCCGAACTTTTCGTCAGCGCGACGCGGGTGCGGGACGGCAAGATCCGGGTGTTCAAGGACGCCGACATCACCACCGATGCGATTCTCGCCTCGGCCTGCCTGCCGAACCTGTTCCAGGCGGTCGAGATCGAAAACCCCGCGACCGGAGAATCGGAAGCCTATTGGGACGGCGGCTATACCGGCAATCCGGCGCTGTTTCCGCTGTTCGGCGAGGGGCGGCCGGCCGATATCGTGGTGGTCAGCATCAACCCGCTCGAGCGCAAGGATGTGCCGGTCACGGCGCAGCAGATCTATAACCGGATCAACGAGATCAGCTTCAATTCCTCGCTTCTGCGCGAGATCCGCGCCATCGCCTTCGTGCAGGAGCTTCTGGACGAGGGGCTCATGGGCGCCGGGCGCATGAACCGGATCCGGATTCACATGATTTCGGATGATGAGCTCATGGCCGGGCTTTCGGTCGCCACCAAGATGACGCCCAACCCGTTCGTGCTCGACCGGCTGAAGCTGGCCGGGTGGCGCGCCGCCGACAGCTTTCTGGCCAGGCACAAGGACGATCTGAACCGCCGCGGCACGGTCGACCTTGCGGCGCTGGTCAACTGAGCGGCGCGGCGGGCTCCGGCGGGCTGCGCGGGGCGGATTCGGATGGATAGACAAGGCCCGCGGTGATGATCAGCTTGGCCCCGTCCTCAAGCGACATGTCGAGCTCGATCACATCCGCGCGCGGCACCAGCAGCAGGAAGCCCGAGGTCGGGTTCGGCGTGGTCGGCACGAACACCCCGAGCAGATCGTCGCCGGCGCCCGCGCGGGTCGTGATCTCGCCCCGCGCCGGCGCCGAGATGAAACCGATCGCCCAGACGCCCCTGCGGGGGTATTCGATCATGCAGACCTTGTCGAACTTGCGCCCGGTGTCGGTGAACACCGCCTCCGAGATCTGCTTGATCCCGGCATAGATCGTGCGCACCACCGGCATGCGATCGACGATTCCCTCGGCATAGCGGATCAGCGACCGCCCGATCAGCCCCTTGGCGAGCCAGCCGACGATCACCGTGAACACGAGAAAGATCAGCACCCCGACCCCGCGCAGGTTCACGCCGATATAGGTTTCGGGGCGGAAGCGGTCCGGGATCAGCGGCAGCACCACCCCGTCGATCCAGCCGATCGCGGCCCAGATCAGCCAGATCGTGAGCGCCCCCGGCGCGATCACCACGAGCCCCGTGAGGAACGAGGAGCGCAGCCCCTTGAACCGGGGCGGGCGGCGTTTCGGATTGTCGTCGGAGATCGTGCTCATGGCGGATTCCTGCGGCAGGCCGACGCAGGTTAGGTGCAATCAACCGCCGCGGCAATTGCTGTCAGGAAGCGCTGGAATCCATGCCCGCAGACCTGCGTCCGAAGGCATGTGTTCCTTGCCCGGTCTTCGGGGCGTCAGCGGGCGGCCGGCCCGTTTCCGAGCGGCGCCAGCAATGCGTCGAGCGCGGCAAGCGGCGCCTCGTGATCCCAGATTTCCGCCCCGATGCCGAAAAAGTCGGTCACAGGTGCGAGCATCGCCACGAGGTCGGGCGTCAGCCCGCCTTCGGCCACCACGGGGATCTCGATCAGGTCGGACCACCAGGCGAACAGGTCGCCCTCCGCGCGGCTGCCGTCGCCAAGCCCGGTCTCGCCGACCGGGCCGAACCCGATGTAATCCGCGCCCGCTTCGCCCGCGTTCATGCCCTCGTGGCGCGAGGTGCCGCAATAGCTGCCGATGATCGCATCCGCGCCGAGCATATGGCGCGCCACCCGCACCGAACGCGCCCCGTCGCGCAGGTGAACCCCGTCAAGCCCGAGCCGCTGCGCCAGCAGCACATGATCGCTGATGACCAGCGCCACCTCGCGGGCATGGGCGACCTCGCGCAGCGGATCCGCGTGGCGGGCGATGTCCTCTTCCCGCGCGCCGGCAAGGTCGAGGCGCAGGCAGGCGACTTCGCGGGCATCGAGTATCCGCGCCAGAAGATCGGGAAACCCCGGGTCGATCCTCGGCGGTGTGATCAGGTAAAGCTGTGGCTGCTCGTCTGTGCTCATGGGGCGTCCTCGCGAAAACCGCGGCATGTCTAGCCCTTCGCAGCGGGAAAGCCCATGGGTTTTCGCACCCGCCGACACCCTTGCCTTGTTTCCGGCCCGCCGCCGTTCTATCGCACGGGAGAAATCCGGCGCGAGGCGTGCCGGGATGCCGAACGGAGCCCGCATGAGTGCCGAACACCCGCAGCCGCGCTTTGTCCTGATGCGCCCGCAGATGGGCGAGAACATCGGCGCGGCGGCGCGCGCCATGTGGAATTTCGGGCTCGACCACATGCGCGTGATCGCGCCCCGCGACGGCTGGCCGAATGCGAGCGCAAGCGCCATGGCGAGCGGGGCGGGGCGGCTGCTCGACGAGGCGGTGCCTTGTGCCGATCTTGACGCGGCGGTCGGGGATTGCAGCTGGGTCGTCGCGACCACGGCGCGGCCGCGGGAACTGAACAAACCGGTGCTGAGCCCCGAGGCGGCAATGCAGGAAGCGGCGGCGCGGATCGCCGGTGGGGAAAAGGTCGCGGTGCTGTTCGGCCCCGAGCGCGCGGGGCTTGAGAACGAGGATGTGGCGCGGGCCAACGCGATCATGACCGTGCCGGTCAATCCGGCCTTTCCCTCGCTCAACCTTGCGCAATGCGTGCTGCTTGCGGCCTATGAATGGCGCCGGGCGACGCAGGCGGTGGTGGCGCGGGTCGAGGCCCCGGACGAGTCCGGCTGGGCCAGCGCGCAGGAGATCGAACATCTGGCCGGGCATTACGAGGCCCGGCTTGACGAGGCGGGGCTGTTCTATCCCGAGGACAAGGCGGCGCAGATGAAGCTCGGGCTGCGCAACCTCTGGTCGCGGCTGGCGCTCACCAGTTCCGACGTGCGCCTTCTGCACGGGATCCTGCGCCAGATGGTGCGCTGGAAGGAACGCGGCTGAGCGGCGGGGCTCCGGGGTTTCTGGACGGGAGCGGCCGGCCCGCATAGGCTCGCGCCGCAAGGAGAAAGGGCGAGGATCACATGAGCGGCAAACGCAGCATTTTCGAAGAGGTCCCGGCTGAGGGTGCGCAGCAGCCGGCAACCGCGCCCGGCGGGATCGACCGGGGCCGGCGCGGCGCACGGCGGGCGATCCGGGCCTGGCTGATCCTGTTGTTCGCGCTTGTGGTGATGATGATCGCGGTCGGCGGATTGACCCGGCTTACCGGAAGCGGGCTCAGCATCACCGAATGGCGCCCGGTCAGCGGCGCCCTGCCGCCCCTGTCCGAGGCCGACTGGCAGGCGGAGTTCGAGAAATATCAGGCAATCGACCAGTTCAGCATCCAGAACCGCTGGATGGAGCTTGCCGATTTCAAGGTGATCTACTGGTGGGAATGGAGCCACCGCCAGCTTGGCCGGCTGATCGGGCTGGTCTGGGCGCTGGGTTTCGCAGGCTTCCTTTTGGCGCGGCGCATTCCGCCGGGCTGGCATCTGCGGCTGCTGATCCCGGGGCTGCTGGGCGCGGCGCAGGGCGCGGTCGGCTGGTGGATGGTTGCCTCGGGCATCACGGCGGGGCAGGGGGCGGTCGCGGTCGCGAGCTATCGCCTTGCCACGCATCTGGGGCTTGCCTTCGCGATTCTCGGGGTGCTCGCCTGGTATGTGTTCCTGCTCGGCCGCACCGAGCGTGACCTCATGCAGGCACGCCGCTCGCGCGACGGGGCGCTGTTCGGCATCGCGACCGGGTGGCTGCATTTCGCGTTCCTGCAGATCCTGCTTGGCGCCATGGTGGCCGGGATCGACGCGGGGCGCAGCTTTGCCGACTGGCCGCTGATGGGCGGGCAGATCGTGCCGCCGAACGCCTGGATCATCGAGCCGGCCTGGCGCAACCTGTTCGAGAACGCGGGGCTTGTGCAGTTCATTCACCGTATCATTGCCTATCTGCTTCTGGCTTTTGGCGTTTTTGCGTTCCTGCGCGGGCGTCGCAGCGTTCATGAAGCGGTGCGCTTTGCCTTTTCGCTCGCCTTTGCGGCGCTGTTCCTGCAACTCGTGCTCGGCATCCTGACGGTGGTCTACGGCGTGCCCTGGCAGGTGGCGATCCTGCATCAACTGGGCGCGATCGCAGTTTTCGTGCTGATCCTGCGCGCGCGATTCCTTGCGAATTATCCGCAGGTTACTTCGCTACGGGAGGTGCGGCGATGACGCCCTTTGACGAACTGATGGCATTCCAGCGCGAGACCGAGGCGCTGGCGGCGATCGCCGGGCGGCTTGGCTGGGACCAGGAAACCGTGATGCCGCGCGGTGCCGCCGCCCAGCGGGGCGAGGAAATGGCCGCGATCGAAGGCGTTCTTCATGCGCGCCGCTCGGACCCGCGCCTTGGCGACTGGCTCGCCGCGGCCGAGGCGCCGGATGCGGCCGGCGCCGCGCAGTTGCGCGAGATCGCGCGGGCACATGCCCGGGCACGGAAGGTGCCGGCGCGGCTGGCGCAGCGGCTCGCACAGGTCACGTCGCAGGCGCAGGGCACCTGGGCCGAGGCCCGCGCGGCCGAGGATTTCGCTGCCTTTCGCCCGGTGCTGGAAGAGGTCGTCGCGCTCAAGCGCGAAGAGGCGGGCGCGCTGGCAGAGGGCACGGGGCGCGACGCTTATGATGCGCTGCTTGACGATTACGAGCCGGGGCTCACGGGGGCCGAGATCGCGCGGATGTTCGATGCCATGCGCCCGCGCCTCACCGCCCTGCGCGCGGCAATCTTCGAACGCGCGGAACCCGCGGCGCTGAGCGGCGATTTCGACACGGGCCGCCAGATGGACCTTGCCCGCGAGATGGCCACCACCTTCGGCTACGACTGGGGGCGCGGGCGGCTCGACAAGGCGGTGCATCCGTTCTGCGAAGGCAGCGGCGCGGATGTGCGCATCACCACCCGCACCGATCCGGCGGATCCCTTCAACTGCCTTTATTCGGTGATCCACGAAGCCGGCCATGCGGTCTATGAACAAATGATCGCGCCCGAATATGCGCTCACAGCGCTCGGGCAGGGCGCGTCGATGGGGGTGCACGAAAGCCAGAGCCGGCTGTTCGAGAACCAGCTTGGCCGCAGCCGCGCCTTCTGCGGCTGGCTGCGCGGGCGCATGGCCGCGACCTTCCCGGGCGCCGCGCTGCCGGATGAGGATGCCTTCCACGCGGCGGTGAACCGGGTCCATCGCGGCCATATCCGCACCGAGTCGGACGAGGTGCAGTACAACCTGCACATCATGCTGCGTTTCGACCTGGAACGGGCGCTGATGCTCGGCACCCTTGACGTGGCGGATCTGGAATCGGCCTGGAACGAACGGTTCGCGGCGGATTTCGGCTATGGCGTCGATCGCCCGTCGAACGGCTGTTTGCAGGATGTGCACTGGTCGGTCGGGCTGTTCGGCTATTTCCCGACCTATGCGCTGGGCAATGTCTATGCCGGCTGCCTGCATGCGGCGTTGCGGCGCGATCTGCCCGACCTTGATGCGGCGCTGGCGCAGGGCGATCTTTCTCCGGCGCGTGACTGGCTGCGCGAGCGGCTCCAGCGCCATGGACGCCTGTTCGAGCCGCGCGACCTGATCACGCGCGCAACCGGCGACGCCCTGTCCGAAGAGCCGCTATTGTCATATCTCGAGGCGAAATTCGGGGCGCTTTACGGGCTCTGAACGGGTAGCAACGCGCCGCCCGGCTCAAGGTTGACCGGACAGCGCGCGAAAGCGGGGAAGGGGCAGGGGTCAGTCCTGCCCCGGTCCGTCACCGTTGCCGTTGCCGTTCTCGCCTTCGTCCTCCTGGTCGGCGATCCAGGCGACGCTCACCACTTCCTCATCGGCGCCGGTGTCAAACACCTTGACCCCGCCGGCGCTGCGCGAGCGGAAGGAGATCCCCTCGACCGGCACCCGGATCGACTGCCCCCGCGATGTGGCCAGCATGACCTGATCGCCCATCTCGACCGGGAAGGCCGCGACCAGGTCGCCCCCGCGCATGGCCCGGTCCATGGCCGCGACGCCGCGACCGCCGCGACCGCGCACCGGGTAGTCATGGCTCGAACTGATCTTGCCCGAGCCCTGGGCGGTGATGGTCAGGATCAGATCCTCGGCCGCCGACATCTCGGCATAGCGTTCCTGGGTGATGCTGCCCTCGGGAACGGCTTCCTCGTCCTCGTCGGGTTCGGCCTCGTCATCGAGCGCGCCGGCCACCGCACGGCGCATCTTCAGATAGGCGGCGCGCTCGGCCGGGTCGGTTTCGAAATGGCGGATCACGGCCATCGACACGACACCATCACCATCTGCCAGGCGGATGCCGCGAACGCCGGTCGATTTGCGCCCCTTGAACACCCGCACATCCGTGGACGGAAAGCGGATCGCCCGGCCGCGCCGCGTGACCAGCATCACGTCGTCCTCTTCCGAGGCGATGCGGGCGTTCACGAGTTCGACCCCCTCGGGCAGATCCATGGCGATCTTGCCGTTGCGCATGACATTGGTGAAATCGCCAAGCGCATTGCGGCGCACATCGCCGGCGCTGGTGGCGAACACGATCTGCAGGTCGTCCCATTGGGGTTCGGGGCGGTCCACCGGCATGATCGCGGCGATCGAGACGCCGCTCGGGATCGGCAGGATGTTGACGATCGCCTTGCCCTTTGCCGTGCGCCCCCCCTGCGGCAGGCGCCATGTCTTCAGCTTGTAGACCATGCCGCGGGTGGTGAAGAACAGAAGCTGGGTATGGGTATTGGCCACGAAGAGCGTGGTCACCACGTCCTCTTCCTTGGTCTGCATCCCCGAAAGCCCCTTGCCCCCGCGCCGCTGGCTGCGGAAATCGGCAAGCGGCGTGCGCTTGATATAGCCGCCGGCGGTGACGGTGACGACCATGTCCTCGCGCTCGATCAGGTCCTCGTCTTCCATGTCGCCGGACCAGTCGGCGATCTCGGTGCGCCGGGGCACCGCGAAGAGGTCGCGCACCTCGCGGAGTTCATCGGCGATGATCGCCATGATGCGTTCGCGCGAGGCCAGAATATCCAGATAATCCCGGATTTTGCGCGCCAGTTCTTCCAGTTCGTCGGTGACTTCGCGCACGCCGAGCTGCGTCAGGCGCTGGAGGCGCAGATCGAGGATCGCCCGCGCCTGCGCCTCGGAAAGGTTATAGCTCCCGTCCTCGTTCATCTTGTGGGTCGGGTCGTCGATCAGCCGGATATAGGCGGCGATGTCGGCCGCCGGCCAGCGCCGCTCCATCAGCCGGGCGCGCGCCTCGGCGGCATCCGCGCTGGCGCGGATCGTCGCGACGACCTCGTCCACGTTCGAGACCGCAACCGCAAGCCCGCAGAGGATATGGCTGCGCTCGCGCGCCTTGCGCAGCAGATAGGCGGTGCGCCGGGCCACGACCTCTTCGCGGAAGGTGATGAAATACGACAGGAAATCGCGCAGCGTCAGTTGTTCGGGGCGCCCGCTGTTCAACGCCAGCATGTTGCAGCCAAAGCTGGTCTGCATCGGCGTGAAGCGGAACAGCTGGTTCAGCACCACCTCGGGCGTCGCGTCGCGTTTCAGTTCGACCACCACCCGCACGCCGTTGCGGTCGGATTCGTCCTGCACATGGGCGATGCCCTCGATCCGGCGGTCGCGCGCGGCCTCGGCGATACGTTCGATCATCGCCGCCTTGTTCACCTGATAGGGGATTTCATCCACCACCACGGCAAAGCGGTCCTTGCGGATTTCCTCGATCCGGGTGCGGGCGCGCAGGATCACGCTGCCGCGCCCTTCGAGATAGGCCTTGCGCGCGCCGGAGCGGCCGAGCATCACTCCCCCGGTCGGAAAATCGGGTCCGGGCACATAGGCGATCAGATCCTCGCTGGTCAGGTCCGGGTCGTCGATCAGCGCAAGCGTCGCATCCACCACCTCGCCGAGGTTGTGGGGCGGGATATTGGTCGCCATGCCGACGGCGATGCCGCCCGCACCATTGACCAGCATGTTGGGAAAGCGCGCGGGCAGGACGGTCGGTTCGCGGTCCTTGCCGTCATAGTTGTCCTGGAAATCGACCGTATCCTTGTCGATGTCGGCCAGCAGGAAATCCGCCGGGCGCGCCATGCGCACCTCGGTATAGCGCATGGCGGCGGCATTGTCCCCGTCCATGGAGCCGAAATTGCCCTGCCCGTCGAGCAAGGGCAGCGACATCGAGAAATCCTGCGCCATGCGCACCAGCGCGTCATAGATCGCGGCGTCGCCATGCGGGTGGTATTTCCCCATCACGTCGCCCACGGGACGGGCCGATTTGCGATAGGGCTTGTCGTGGGTGTTGCCGACCTCGTGCATGGCATAGAGGATGCGGCGGTGAACCGGCTTCAGCCCGTCGCGCAGATCGGGGATCGCGCGGCTGACGATGACCGACATGGCGTAATCCAGATAGGACGTGCGCATCTCGGATTCGATGGAAATGCTCGGGCCTTCGGGAAGCGGGCTCTCGGGCATGGAATCATCTTCGTTTTCAGGTGGTTCGGGCTGGTCGTTCACGTGTTCTGCGCCAATCTCTGTAACTGCTCCGGGTGTTGTGCGCCACTCTATCAGAGGCCGCGTGGCACCTGCAATGGCACTTGCCCGCGGCCTTTGGCAGCCAGCAGGCATACCTGCCAATATGCTGTTTTTGTTGAAATTTAATTTTTATGCGCAATCATGAGTCATGGGAGGCACGAAAAGGAGGTGCCGCATGGGCGCGGGCGAGACGGAGCTGATGCTCAAGGGTTACGGGCTGACCACGGCCGAATTCTTCTACCGGATGCCGGATTTCCGCCATGTGCTGAACAGCTATGTCTGGCAGGACTACGACCTTGCGCCGGATCATCCGCGGCTGTTCCGGTTCATCGAGTTCTGGCAGGACAGTATCGAGGGGCCGCTTCACTCGGTGCGCTTCACCCATCGCCGGCTGCTGTCGTCGGGCAACTGGGAAAACATCGTGGGTGAATTCACCCTCCACTGACGGGCTCCGGGCCTGGCCGCGAACCGGGTCTGCGGAGGGTTTTCGTGCTCCCTGCTTGTGACCGGGGGCGGAAATGCGCAGAATGACACCCTCGACCTGCATCAGGGGGGTGTCGTGGAGGACGAGTCCGATTCGGATGCGCGCACGGGGATGCGGACGATCCCCGTCGAGGATTTCGACCTCGTGATCTTCGGCGCGACCGGGGATCTTGCCCGCCGCAAGATCCTGCCGGCGCTGTTCCGCCGCTTCTGCGCCGGGCAGATGTCACCGGGCGCGCGGGTGATCGGTGCCGCCAAGACCCGCCACGATGCCGAAAGCTTCCGCGCAGTGGCAGCGGATGCGATTCGCGAACAATCCTCCGACCGCTGCTGCGACGAGGCGGCGCTCGGGCGGTTCCTGGCCTGCCTCGACTATGTTCCGCTCGACGCGCTGGGAGAGACCGGCTGGACCGACCTTGCCGGGCATCTCGACCCGGGCCATGTGCGGGCCTTCTATTTCTCGGTGCGCCCGATGCTTTTTGCCGAACTTGCCCGGCGCATCCGCGATTACGATCTGGTCACGCCCGGCACGCGGATCGTGGTCGAAAAGCCCTTCGGGCGCGACCTTCACAGCGCGCGCGACCTCAACGCCATGCTCGCGTCGAACTTCGCCGAGCGCCAGATCTACCGGATCGACCATTATCTGGGCAAGGAAACGGTGCAGAACCTGATGGTGGTGCGCTTTGCCAACATGCTGTTCGAACCGCTCTGGAACAGCCAGTATGTGGACCACATCCAGATCACCGTGGCCGAAAGCGAAGGCATCGGCAGCCGCGCCGATTACTACAACCGCGCCGGCGCCATGCGCGACATGATCCAGAACCACCTGATGCAGCTGCTCTGCCTGACCGCGATGGAGCCGCCGGCGCGGTTCTCGCCCGATACGCTGCGCGACGAAAAGCTGAAGGTGATCCACGCGCTCGACCCGGTGCTGCCGCATCACATCGTGCGCGGCCAGTACGAGGCCATGCCGGGGCGCGAGGCCGACCACCCCTCCTATCGCCAGGCGGTCGGCGATCCGCGCTCCACCACCGAGACCTATATCGCGCTGCGGGTTCATGTGAGCAACTGGCGCTGGGCCGGCACGCCGTTCTACCTGCGCACCGGCAAGCGGCTGGTGGCGCGCTCCTCGGTGATCAGCGTGGTGTTCAAGGATGCGCCCCATGCGATCTTCGGGCAGGAGGGCGGGCGACACATCAATGTGCTGACCATCCGTCTGCAGCCGAACGAAGGCATCACGCTGCAGGTCACCATCAAGGATCCGGGCCCCGGCGGGATGCGCCTTGTCGATGTGCCGCTCGACATGACCTTTGCCGAGGCGCTCGGACCCGAAGGTGAACATCCCCCCGATGCCTATGAGCGGCTCGTGATGGATGTGATCCGGGGCGACCAGACCCTGTTCATGCGCGGCGACGAGGTCGAGGCAGCCTGGGCCTGGACCGATCCGATCATCGCCGGCTGGGAAGCGCGCGGCGATGTCCCGAAACCCTACGAGACCGGCAGCACCGGGCCGCGCGACGCCGAGCTGCTGCTGGCGCGCGA encodes:
- the gyrA gene encoding DNA gyrase subunit A, translated to MPESPLPEGPSISIESEMRTSYLDYAMSVIVSRAIPDLRDGLKPVHRRILYAMHEVGNTHDKPYRKSARPVGDVMGKYHPHGDAAIYDALVRMAQDFSMSLPLLDGQGNFGSMDGDNAAAMRYTEVRMARPADFLLADIDKDTVDFQDNYDGKDREPTVLPARFPNMLVNGAGGIAVGMATNIPPHNLGEVVDATLALIDDPDLTSEDLIAYVPGPDFPTGGVMLGRSGARKAYLEGRGSVILRARTRIEEIRKDRFAVVVDEIPYQVNKAAMIERIAEAARDRRIEGIAHVQDESDRNGVRVVVELKRDATPEVVLNQLFRFTPMQTSFGCNMLALNSGRPEQLTLRDFLSYFITFREEVVARRTAYLLRKARERSHILCGLAVAVSNVDEVVATIRASADAAEARARLMERRWPAADIAAYIRLIDDPTHKMNEDGSYNLSEAQARAILDLRLQRLTQLGVREVTDELEELARKIRDYLDILASRERIMAIIADELREVRDLFAVPRRTEIADWSGDMEDEDLIEREDMVVTVTAGGYIKRTPLADFRSQRRGGKGLSGMQTKEEDVVTTLFVANTHTQLLFFTTRGMVYKLKTWRLPQGGRTAKGKAIVNILPIPSGVSIAAIMPVDRPEPQWDDLQIVFATSAGDVRRNALGDFTNVMRNGKIAMDLPEGVELVNARIASEEDDVMLVTRRGRAIRFPSTDVRVFKGRKSTGVRGIRLADGDGVVSMAVIRHFETDPAERAAYLKMRRAVAGALDDEAEPDEDEEAVPEGSITQERYAEMSAAEDLILTITAQGSGKISSSHDYPVRGRGGRGVAAMDRAMRGGDLVAAFPVEMGDQVMLATSRGQSIRVPVEGISFRSRSAGGVKVFDTGADEEVVSVAWIADQEDEGENGNGNGDGPGQD
- a CDS encoding usg protein, with product MGAGETELMLKGYGLTTAEFFYRMPDFRHVLNSYVWQDYDLAPDHPRLFRFIEFWQDSIEGPLHSVRFTHRRLLSSGNWENIVGEFTLH
- the zwf gene encoding glucose-6-phosphate dehydrogenase; this translates as MRTIPVEDFDLVIFGATGDLARRKILPALFRRFCAGQMSPGARVIGAAKTRHDAESFRAVAADAIREQSSDRCCDEAALGRFLACLDYVPLDALGETGWTDLAGHLDPGHVRAFYFSVRPMLFAELARRIRDYDLVTPGTRIVVEKPFGRDLHSARDLNAMLASNFAERQIYRIDHYLGKETVQNLMVVRFANMLFEPLWNSQYVDHIQITVAESEGIGSRADYYNRAGAMRDMIQNHLMQLLCLTAMEPPARFSPDTLRDEKLKVIHALDPVLPHHIVRGQYEAMPGREADHPSYRQAVGDPRSTTETYIALRVHVSNWRWAGTPFYLRTGKRLVARSSVISVVFKDAPHAIFGQEGGRHINVLTIRLQPNEGITLQVTIKDPGPGGMRLVDVPLDMTFAEALGPEGEHPPDAYERLVMDVIRGDQTLFMRGDEVEAAWAWTDPIIAGWEARGDVPKPYETGSTGPRDAELLLARDNREWRGIRP